In Papaver somniferum cultivar HN1 chromosome 1, ASM357369v1, whole genome shotgun sequence, a genomic segment contains:
- the LOC113301471 gene encoding probable galacturonosyltransferase 4, which yields MKLRKPVLFLLFLTVLAPIVLYTDKLVSSSKNDFAEEVSSLSFGVESRQLNLLPEEIPKTLREPIGIISSENSVLNVPESIDELPSVKSTEHKTRALSATEDDDKENPIKLVTGGFIAENESDDAGDAQNSKFVDENDKQVAKENKGAQAYQQPGKTTTKSDSGDHVTNKVERPRVQTVLSDTRVRHLRDQLIRARVYLGLGATRNNPHYIKELRVRMKEVQRALGDASKDSDLPRNANDKLKAMEQVLARGKQIQDDCAAVIKKLRAILHSTEEQLRVHKKQTMFLTQLAAKTLPKGLHCLPLRLSTEYYSLNSDQQQFPNQEKLEDPSLFHYALFSDNILAAAVVVNSTVSHAKDPAKHVFHIVTDRLNYAAMRMWFLANLPSQATIQVQNIEEFTWLNASYSPVLKQLGSPSMIDYYFKADRAKSDSNLKFRNPKYLSILNHLRFYLPEIFPKLNKVLFVDDDIVVQKDLSGLWSIDLKGNVNGAVETCGESFHRFDRYLNFSNPLISRNFDPHACGWAYGMNIFDLDEWKKQNRTEVYHSWQRLNHDRQLWKLGTLPPGLITFWKSTFPLHRSWHVLGLGYNPSVGQKEIDRAAVIHYNGNMKPWLEIGMPKYRNYWARFINYEQAFLRDCNINP from the exons ATGAAACTGAGAAAACCGGTTTTGTTCTTGTTGTTTCTCACCGTTCTTGCTCCAATCGTTCTTTATACTGATAAACTTGTTTCATCTT CTAAGAATGATTTTGCTGAAGAAGTTTCCTCTCTG AGTTTTGGAGTTGAGAGCAGGCAATTAAATCTACTTCCAGAG GAAATACCAAAGACATTGAGAGAACCGATTGGAATCATTTCTTCTGAGAATTCAGTTTTGAATGTCCCAGAGTCTATTGATG AATTGCCATCAGTGAAGTCAACAGAACATAAAACCAGAGCATTATCTGCTACAGAAGATGACGATAAGGAAAATCCAATCAAGCTTGTCACTGGAGGGTTTATTGCAGAGAATGAGAGCGATGATGCTGGTGACGCACAGAATTCTAAATTTGTGGATGAAAATGATAAGCAGGTTGCAAAAGAGAACAAG GGTGCCCAAGCATATCAGCAACCTGGAAAGACTACTACAAAATCTGATTCAGGAGATCACGTCACTAACAAGGTTGAAAGGCCGAGAGTTCAAACAGTCTTGTCAGATACTCGAGTTCGGCATCTTAGAGATCAGCTTATTAGGGCAAGGGTCTACCTTGGACTTGGAGCGACTCGCAATAACCCCCATTATATCAAAGAACTGCGGGTGCGGATGAAGGAAGTTCAGAGAGCACTTGGGGATGCATCTAAAGATTCTGACCTACCAAGGAA CGCAAATGACAAACTCAAGGCAATGGAGCAAGTTTTGGCCAGGGGTAAGCAAATTCAAGATGATTGTGCTGCGGTGATAAAGAAGCTTCGTGCTATCCTTCATTCGACAGAAGAACAACTCAGAGTGCACAAGAAGCAGACAATGTTCTTGACTCAACTCGCAGCGAAAACTCTTCCTAAAGGTCTTCATTGCCTTCCGTTGCGTCTTTCAACAGAGTACTATTCATTGAATTCTGACCAGCAGCAGTTTCCCAATCAAGAAAAACTTGAGGATCCAAGTCTGTTCCACTATGCATTGTTCTCAGACAACATATTGGCTGCAGCAGTGGTTGTGAATTCAACTGTTTCTCATGCTAAG GATCCAGCAAAACATGTATTTCACATTGTCACAGATAGGCTTAATTATGCTGCAATGAGAATGTGGTTTCTTGCTAATCTACCAAGCCAAGCTACCATCCAGGTTCAGAACATTGAAGAATTTACATGGCTGAACGCGAGTTATAGTCCAGTTCTGAAGCAGCTTGGTTCTCCTTCCATGATAGATTATTACTTCAAGGCTGATCGCGCAAAATCTGATTCGAACTTGAAATTTCGGAACCCCAAGTACCTTTCCATTTTAAATCATCTTCGTTTTTATCTGCCAGAAATTTTTCCCAAGCTCAACAAAGTGCTGTTTGTAGATGATGATATTGTAGTACAGAAGGATCTCAGTGGCCTTTGGTCAATAGATTTGAAAGGAAATGTAAACGGTGCAGTTGAAACATGTGGTGAAAGCTTCCACCGGTTTGATCGTTATCTCAACTTTTCCAATCCTCTTATTTCGAGAAACTTCGATCCTCATGCTTGTGGATGGGCTTATGGAATGAATATCTTTGATTTGGACGAGTGGAAGAAGCAGAATAGAACAGAGGTTTACCATTCATGGCAAAGGCTG AATCATGACAGACAGCTATGGAAGTTGGGGACGCTACCTCCAGGTCTGATAACATTCTGGAAAAGCACATTCCCCCTGCATCGGTCGTGGCATGTGTTAGGACTTGGATACAACCCAAGTGTTGGCCAGAAGGAAATCGATAGAGCAGCCGTCATCCACTACAATGGAAACATGAAACCTTGGCTTGAGATTGGCATGCCCAAGTACAGGAACTACTGGGCTAGATTCATCAATTATGAACAAGCTTTCTTGCGTGACTGCAACATTAATCCATAA